One Streptomyces sp. R28 DNA window includes the following coding sequences:
- a CDS encoding response regulator produces MIRVLLADDEAMVRAGVRAILASDRETEVVAEAGDGREAVELARAHRPDVALLDIRMPRLDGLAAAEEIVRTVPGTAVAMLTTFSEQAYVARALGGGATGFLLKSGDPYELIAGVRAVAGGAAFLSPKVARYVIDGLGGSDGRLGREAAARARVAELSPREREVLGLVGAGLSNPEIAARLHLVEGTVKAYVSAVLDRLGVRNRVQAAIVAYEAGMVE; encoded by the coding sequence GTGATCCGCGTACTGCTGGCCGACGACGAGGCGATGGTGCGGGCCGGTGTGCGCGCGATCCTGGCGAGTGACCGTGAGACCGAGGTCGTCGCGGAGGCGGGGGACGGGCGCGAGGCGGTCGAGCTGGCCCGGGCGCACCGGCCGGACGTGGCCCTGCTGGACATCCGTATGCCCCGCCTGGACGGGCTCGCGGCGGCCGAGGAGATCGTACGGACCGTCCCCGGCACAGCCGTGGCGATGCTCACCACCTTCTCCGAACAGGCCTACGTGGCCCGCGCGCTCGGCGGCGGCGCCACCGGCTTTCTGCTGAAGTCCGGGGACCCGTACGAACTGATCGCCGGTGTACGGGCGGTGGCGGGCGGCGCGGCCTTTCTGTCGCCGAAGGTGGCGCGGTACGTCATCGACGGGCTGGGCGGCAGCGACGGGCGACTGGGCCGCGAGGCCGCCGCACGCGCGCGCGTGGCTGAACTCAGCCCGCGTGAGCGCGAGGTGCTCGGGCTCGTCGGCGCCGGCCTGTCCAACCCGGAGATCGCCGCCCGGCTGCACCTCGTCGAGGGCACGGTGAAGGCGTATGTGAGCGCGGTGCTCGACCGGTTGGGGGTGCGCAATCGGGTGCAGGCGGCGATCGTGGCGTACGAGGCGGGGATGGTGGAGTAA
- a CDS encoding phosphatase PAP2 family protein — translation MDFEDAELYRDITGFAQDTPTWVQHTAGIWTEAGLLLFAALFVTTWWRARRDTTRMFAIAALAPLATATAYLCSELLKSLVTQERPCRAVPEAVTPLSACPPPGDWSFPSNHATIAGAAAVTLALTRRALLWLTAPLALLMAFSRVFVGVHYPHDVAAGLAFGALVAMTAVRLARGPATRLAEAMRAAAAPAFVRWLAGRERSGPPYRR, via the coding sequence ATGGACTTCGAGGACGCCGAGCTCTACCGGGACATCACCGGCTTCGCCCAGGACACCCCAACGTGGGTACAACACACCGCCGGGATATGGACGGAGGCCGGACTGCTGCTGTTCGCCGCGCTGTTCGTCACCACCTGGTGGCGAGCCAGACGCGACACCACCCGGATGTTCGCGATCGCAGCCCTTGCACCTCTGGCCACGGCTACGGCGTACCTCTGCAGTGAGCTCCTCAAGTCCCTTGTCACGCAGGAGCGTCCGTGCCGGGCGGTCCCAGAAGCAGTCACCCCGCTCAGCGCCTGCCCGCCGCCCGGCGACTGGTCCTTTCCGAGCAACCACGCCACCATCGCGGGCGCCGCGGCCGTCACCCTGGCCCTGACCAGGCGCGCACTCCTGTGGCTGACGGCGCCCCTGGCCCTGCTCATGGCCTTCTCCCGTGTCTTCGTCGGCGTGCACTACCCGCACGACGTCGCCGCGGGCCTCGCCTTCGGCGCGCTGGTCGCGATGACGGCCGTACGACTGGCCAGGGGCCCGGCGACGCGGCTGGCGGAGGCGATGCGGGCGGCGGCCGCACCGGCGTTCGTACGGTGGCTGGCCGGGCGGGAGCGGTCCGGGCCGCCGTATCGGCGTTGA
- the disA gene encoding DNA integrity scanning diadenylate cyclase DisA, giving the protein MAANDRGAAPGKSGGSAGSDGLMRASLSAVAPGTALRDGLERVLRGNTGGLIVLGFDKTVETMCTGGFVLDVEFAATRLRELCKLDGGIVLSSDLSKILRAGVQFVPDATIPTEETGTRHRTADRVSKQVGFPVVSVSQSMRLIALYVDGQRRVLEDSAAILSRANQALATLERYKLRLDEVAGTLSALEIEDLVTVRDVSAVAQRLEMVRRIATEIAEYVVELGTDGRLLALQLDELIAGVEPERELVVRDYVPEPTAKRSRTVDEALYELDALTHAELLELTTVARALGYTGSPEALDSAVSPRGFRLLAKVPRLPGAIIDRLVEHFGGLQKLLAASVDDLQTVDGVGEARARSVREGLSRLAESSILERYV; this is encoded by the coding sequence GTGGCAGCCAACGACCGGGGAGCAGCTCCCGGAAAGTCCGGTGGGAGTGCCGGTTCCGATGGCCTGATGCGCGCCTCGCTGAGCGCGGTGGCTCCCGGCACGGCGCTGCGCGACGGACTGGAGCGAGTGCTCCGCGGCAACACCGGCGGGCTCATCGTGCTCGGCTTCGACAAGACCGTCGAGACGATGTGTACGGGCGGATTCGTCCTGGATGTCGAGTTCGCGGCGACGCGACTGCGGGAGCTCTGCAAGCTCGACGGCGGCATCGTGCTGTCGTCCGACCTGTCGAAGATCCTGCGGGCGGGCGTGCAGTTCGTGCCCGACGCGACGATCCCGACGGAGGAGACGGGCACCCGGCACCGCACGGCGGACCGGGTCAGCAAGCAGGTCGGCTTCCCGGTGGTGTCGGTCTCCCAGTCGATGCGGCTCATCGCGCTGTACGTCGACGGTCAGCGCCGCGTCCTGGAGGACTCGGCGGCGATCCTCTCCCGCGCCAACCAGGCGCTGGCGACCCTGGAGCGCTACAAGCTCCGCCTCGACGAGGTCGCGGGAACGTTGTCAGCACTGGAGATCGAGGACCTGGTGACGGTCCGCGACGTCTCCGCGGTCGCCCAGCGACTGGAGATGGTCCGCCGTATCGCGACCGAGATCGCCGAGTACGTGGTGGAGCTGGGCACGGACGGCCGCCTTCTGGCGCTCCAGCTGGACGAGTTGATCGCGGGCGTGGAGCCCGAGCGCGAGCTCGTGGTGCGCGACTACGTCCCCGAGCCGACGGCCAAGCGTTCCCGCACGGTCGACGAGGCGCTGTACGAGCTGGACGCCCTCACCCACGCCGAGCTCCTCGAACTCACCACCGTGGCAAGGGCGTTGGGCTACACGGGATCCCCGGAGGCGCTGGACTCTGCGGTCTCCCCGCGCGGCTTCCGCCTCCTGGCCAAGGTGCCGAGGCTGCCCGGCGCGATCATCGACCGGCTGGTGGAGCACTTCGGGGGCCTGCAGAAGCTGCTCGCCGCGAGCGTGGACGACCTGCAGACCGTGGACGGCGTGGGCGAGGCCCGGGCGCGCAGCGTGCGGGAGGGGCTGTCGCGGCTGGCGGAGAGCTCGATCCTGGAGCGGTACGTCTAG
- the radA gene encoding DNA repair protein RadA: MAARTKTTKDRPSYRCTECGWQTAKWLGRCPECQAWGTVEEYGAPAVRTTTPGRVTTSAVPIGQVDGRQATARSTGVPELDRVLGGGLVPGAVALLAGEPGVGKSTLLLDVAAKSASEAHPTLYVTGEESASQVRLRADRIGALDDHLYLAAETDLAAVLGHLDAVKPSLLILDSVQTVASPEIDGAPGGMAQVREVAGALIRASKERGMSTLLVGHVTKDGAIAGPRLLEHLVDVVLQFEGDRHARLRLVRGVKNRYGATDEVGCFELHDEGIVGLADPSGLFLTRRAEPVPGTCLTVTLEGRRPLVAEVQALTVDSQIPSPRRTTSGLETSRVSMMLAVLEQRGRISALGKRDIYSATVGGVKLSEPAADLAIALALASAASDTPLPKNLVAIGEVGLAGEVRRVTGVQRRLAEAHRLGFTHALVPGDPGKIPAGMKVLEVADIGDALRVLPRSRRREAPRDEEDRR; encoded by the coding sequence ATGGCTGCCCGTACCAAGACCACGAAGGACCGCCCGTCCTACCGCTGCACGGAGTGCGGCTGGCAGACGGCCAAGTGGCTCGGCCGCTGCCCCGAGTGCCAGGCGTGGGGGACGGTCGAGGAGTACGGCGCGCCCGCGGTCCGTACGACGACGCCGGGGCGGGTGACGACGTCCGCGGTGCCCATCGGACAGGTCGACGGCCGGCAGGCCACGGCGCGGTCCACCGGCGTGCCCGAGCTGGACCGGGTGCTCGGCGGCGGACTGGTGCCCGGCGCGGTGGCGCTCCTCGCGGGCGAACCCGGCGTCGGCAAGTCCACGCTCCTGCTCGACGTGGCGGCCAAGTCGGCGAGCGAGGCGCACCCCACGCTCTATGTCACCGGCGAGGAGTCGGCGAGCCAGGTGCGGCTGCGCGCCGACCGCATCGGCGCCCTCGACGACCATCTGTATCTCGCCGCCGAGACCGATCTGGCCGCCGTGCTGGGCCACTTGGACGCGGTGAAGCCGTCGCTGCTCATCCTCGACTCCGTACAGACCGTGGCCTCCCCGGAGATCGACGGCGCGCCCGGCGGCATGGCGCAGGTCCGCGAGGTGGCCGGCGCCCTGATCCGGGCCTCCAAGGAGCGCGGCATGTCCACGCTCCTTGTGGGACACGTCACCAAGGACGGGGCCATCGCCGGCCCCCGCCTCCTCGAACACCTCGTGGACGTGGTGCTCCAGTTCGAGGGCGACCGGCACGCGCGCCTGCGCCTCGTGCGGGGCGTCAAGAACCGCTACGGCGCGACGGACGAGGTCGGCTGCTTCGAACTGCACGACGAGGGCATCGTGGGCCTTGCCGACCCCAGCGGACTCTTCCTGACCCGTCGCGCCGAACCGGTACCGGGCACCTGCCTGACGGTGACCCTGGAGGGCCGCCGCCCCCTGGTGGCCGAGGTCCAGGCGCTCACGGTCGACTCGCAGATCCCCTCGCCCCGCCGTACGACATCCGGTCTGGAGACGTCCCGCGTCTCGATGATGCTGGCCGTGCTGGAGCAGCGCGGGCGGATCAGTGCGCTCGGCAAGCGGGACATCTACTCCGCGACGGTCGGCGGAGTGAAGCTCTCGGAGCCCGCGGCGGACCTCGCCATCGCCCTCGCGCTGGCCTCCGCCGCCAGCGACACCCCGCTGCCCAAGAACCTCGTCGCGATCGGCGAGGTGGGCCTCGCGGGCGAGGTCAGACGGGTCACGGGCGTGCAGCGCAGGCTCGCCGAGGCGCACCGCCTGGGCTTCACGCACGCGCTCGTGCCGGGCGACCCGGGCAAGATCCCTGCGGGCATGAAGGTGCTGGAAGTGGCCGACATAGGGGACGCCCTCAGGGTACTTCCGCGCTCGCGTCGGCGAGAGGCCCCACGGGACGAGGAGGACCGCCGGTAG
- a CDS encoding Ppx/GppA family phosphatase — MRLGVLDVGSNTVHLLVVDAHPGARPLPAHSHKAELRLAQLLDDSGAIGPDGVDKLVGVVHEALQAAEDKGVEEVLPFATSAVREASNADDVLARVKAETGVELQVLSGAEEARLTFLAVRRWFGWSAGKLLVLDIGGGSLEIAYGIDEEPDAAVSLPLGAGRLTAGWLPGDPPEPEDIRALRRHVRAQIARTVGEFSRFGAPDHVVATSKTFKQLARLAGAARSAEGVYVQRELKRESLEGWVPQLAGMTVAERAELPGVSEGRAGQLLAGALVAEGAMDLFGVETLEVCPWALREGVILRKLDHMPVG; from the coding sequence ATGAGACTCGGTGTCCTCGACGTGGGATCGAACACTGTGCATCTGCTGGTGGTGGATGCACACCCTGGCGCGCGCCCGTTGCCTGCGCACTCACACAAGGCGGAGCTGCGCCTTGCCCAACTCCTCGACGACAGCGGGGCCATCGGTCCCGACGGGGTCGACAAGCTGGTCGGAGTCGTCCACGAGGCGTTGCAGGCCGCCGAGGACAAGGGTGTCGAGGAGGTGCTGCCGTTCGCGACGTCCGCGGTGCGGGAGGCCAGCAACGCCGATGACGTCCTCGCGCGCGTGAAGGCCGAGACCGGGGTTGAGCTGCAGGTTCTCAGCGGTGCGGAGGAGGCTCGGCTGACGTTTCTCGCCGTGCGGCGGTGGTTCGGGTGGTCGGCCGGGAAGCTGTTGGTGCTGGACATCGGGGGCGGCAGCCTGGAGATCGCGTACGGCATCGACGAGGAGCCGGATGCGGCGGTGTCGTTGCCGTTGGGGGCGGGGCGGCTCACGGCCGGCTGGCTGCCGGGGGATCCGCCCGAGCCTGAGGACATACGGGCACTGCGGCGGCATGTCCGGGCCCAGATCGCCCGTACGGTCGGCGAATTCAGCCGCTTCGGGGCGCCTGATCACGTGGTCGCCACGTCGAAGACGTTCAAGCAACTTGCCCGCCTCGCCGGCGCGGCCCGCTCCGCGGAGGGCGTGTACGTCCAGCGCGAGCTGAAGCGGGAGTCCCTGGAGGGCTGGGTTCCGCAGCTGGCGGGCATGACGGTCGCCGAGCGCGCGGAACTGCCGGGCGTCTCGGAGGGACGCGCGGGGCAGCTGCTCGCGGGGGCGTTGGTGGCTGAGGGGGCGATGGACCTGTTCGGGGTGGAGACGTTGGAGGTCTGTCCTTGGGCTTTGCGGGAGGGCGTGATTCTGCGGAAGTTGGATCACATGCCGGTGGGGTGA
- a CDS encoding sugar phosphate isomerase/epimerase family protein yields the protein MAEPVVRIPDAKVALSTASVYPESTATAFEIAARLGYDGVEVMVWTDPVSQDMEALRRLSDYHQIPILAVHAPCLLITQRVWSTDPWTKLQRAQAAAEKLGASTVVVHPPFRWQRQYARDFVEGIWRMANETDVRFAVENMYPWRYRDREMLAYAPDWDVTKDDYRHFTIDLSHTATARSDALQMIDRMGDRLGHVHLADGRGSAKDEHLVPGRGNQPCAEVLERLALTGFDGHVVIEVNTRRAMSSAEREADLAEALAFTRLHLASSMKVPRP from the coding sequence GTGGCAGAACCAGTGGTGCGCATCCCGGATGCGAAGGTCGCCCTGTCGACGGCCTCGGTCTATCCGGAGTCGACGGCGACGGCCTTCGAGATCGCCGCGCGCCTCGGGTACGACGGTGTCGAGGTCATGGTGTGGACCGACCCGGTCAGCCAGGACATGGAGGCGCTGCGCCGGCTCAGTGACTACCACCAGATCCCGATCCTCGCCGTACACGCCCCCTGTCTGCTGATCACCCAGCGCGTGTGGTCCACCGACCCCTGGACCAAGCTCCAGCGAGCCCAGGCGGCCGCCGAGAAGCTGGGGGCCTCCACGGTCGTCGTCCACCCGCCGTTCCGCTGGCAGCGCCAGTACGCCCGGGACTTCGTCGAGGGAATCTGGCGGATGGCGAACGAGACGGATGTGCGCTTCGCCGTCGAGAACATGTACCCCTGGCGCTACCGCGACCGCGAGATGCTCGCGTACGCCCCCGACTGGGACGTGACGAAGGACGACTACCGGCACTTCACGATCGACCTCAGCCACACCGCCACGGCCCGTAGCGACGCGCTGCAGATGATCGATCGCATGGGGGACCGGCTGGGGCACGTGCATCTCGCGGACGGCAGGGGGTCGGCCAAGGACGAGCACCTCGTCCCGGGCCGCGGCAACCAGCCCTGCGCCGAGGTACTGGAGCGCCTCGCCCTGACCGGCTTCGACGGCCACGTCGTCATCGAGGTCAACACCCGCCGCGCGATGTCCAGCGCCGAGCGCGAGGCCGATCTCGCCGAGGCCCTCGCCTTCACGCGGCTGCATCTGGCCTCGTCGATGAAGGTGCCCCGGCCGTGA
- a CDS encoding TetR family transcriptional regulator, translating to MTDATSGRGGVSSRRRGRPPRTESADTRDRILDAAREEFSERGYEKTSVRGIAKAAGVDSALVHHYFGTKEQVFEAAVEVAFAPALKVRDAVLEGPLDGIGERMTRTIFGLWENPVTRKPLLAIVRSAVNNEAAAAVFRRLVSAQLLRRIAGEIDAPDAELRAELAAAQLVGIAMMRYVIKIEPIASADPEQLIARVAPVVQGHLTGRYAADG from the coding sequence GTGACCGACGCCACCTCGGGGCGGGGCGGGGTGAGCTCCCGACGCCGGGGCCGGCCCCCGCGTACGGAATCCGCCGACACCCGCGACCGCATCCTCGACGCGGCCCGCGAGGAGTTCTCCGAGCGGGGGTACGAGAAGACGTCCGTGCGCGGTATCGCCAAGGCGGCCGGGGTCGACTCGGCCCTCGTGCACCACTACTTCGGCACCAAGGAGCAGGTCTTCGAGGCGGCCGTGGAGGTCGCCTTCGCACCCGCCCTCAAGGTGCGGGACGCGGTGCTGGAAGGGCCCCTCGACGGCATCGGCGAGCGCATGACCCGCACCATCTTCGGGCTCTGGGAGAACCCCGTGACCCGCAAGCCGCTGCTCGCGATCGTCCGGTCGGCGGTCAACAACGAGGCCGCGGCCGCCGTGTTCCGGCGGCTCGTCTCCGCTCAGCTGCTGCGCCGCATCGCCGGGGAGATCGACGCCCCGGACGCGGAACTGCGCGCCGAGCTGGCGGCCGCGCAGCTGGTGGGCATCGCGATGATGCGGTACGTCATCAAGATCGAGCCGATCGCGTCGGCGGACCCGGAGCAGCTCATCGCGCGCGTGGCGCCGGTCGTGCAGGGGCATCTCACCGGACGCTACGCCGCCGACGGGTGA
- the ilvD gene encoding dihydroxy-acid dehydratase has protein sequence MPELRSRTVTHGRNMAGARALMRASGVPGADIGRKPIIAVANSFTEFVPGHTHLQPVGRIVSEAITEAGGIPREFNTIAVDDGIAMGHGGMLYSLPSRDLIADSVEYMVEAHCADALICISNCDKITPGMLNAALRLNIPTVFVSGGPMESGRATLVDGTVRTLDLVDAISDAVNDKISDEDILRIEENACPTCGSCSGMFTANSMNCLTEAIGLSLPGNGSILATHTARKQLYVAAARTVMDITRRYYEQDDETVLPRNVATFAAFENAMALDIAMGGSTNTILHLLAAAQEADIPFGLEQIDAVSRRVPCLAKVAPNVAKDRTYYMEDVHRAGGIPALLGELHRAGLLNEDVHAVHSQSLGDWLKTWDVRGGSPSPEAVELWHAAPGCVRSAEAFSQSERWAALDEDAEGGCIRSAEHAYSKDGGLAVLRGNLAVDGCVVKTAGVDESIWTFEGPAVVCESQEEAVEKILNKQVTDGDVVVIRYEGPKGGPGMQEMLYPTSFLKGRGLGKTCALITDGRFSGGTSGLSIGHASPEAASGGTIALVEDGDRIRIDIPNRSIELLVDEAELARREQALNGAYAPKNRERKVSAALRAYAAMATSADKGAVRDVSKLG, from the coding sequence ATGCCCGAGCTGAGGTCCCGCACAGTCACCCACGGTCGCAACATGGCGGGCGCCCGCGCCCTTATGCGCGCCTCCGGTGTACCCGGTGCGGACATCGGCCGGAAGCCGATCATCGCGGTGGCGAACTCCTTCACCGAGTTCGTGCCCGGCCACACCCACCTCCAGCCCGTCGGCCGGATCGTCAGCGAGGCGATCACGGAGGCCGGCGGCATCCCGCGCGAGTTCAACACCATCGCGGTCGACGACGGCATCGCGATGGGGCACGGCGGGATGCTCTACTCCCTGCCGTCCCGCGACCTCATCGCGGACAGCGTGGAGTACATGGTCGAGGCCCACTGCGCCGACGCCCTGATCTGCATCTCCAACTGCGACAAGATCACCCCGGGCATGCTGAACGCGGCCCTGCGCCTGAACATCCCCACGGTCTTCGTCTCCGGCGGCCCGATGGAGTCCGGCCGCGCCACGCTCGTCGACGGCACGGTCCGCACGCTCGACCTGGTCGACGCGATCTCCGACGCCGTGAACGACAAGATCTCGGACGAGGACATCCTCCGTATCGAGGAGAACGCCTGTCCGACGTGCGGCTCCTGTTCCGGCATGTTCACCGCCAACTCGATGAACTGCCTGACCGAGGCCATCGGCCTGTCCCTGCCCGGCAACGGCTCGATCCTGGCCACCCACACGGCCCGTAAACAGCTGTACGTCGCGGCCGCGCGGACCGTCATGGACATCACGCGCCGCTACTACGAGCAGGACGACGAGACGGTCCTGCCGCGCAACGTCGCCACCTTCGCGGCCTTCGAGAACGCCATGGCCCTCGACATCGCGATGGGCGGCTCCACCAACACGATCCTGCACCTGCTGGCCGCCGCCCAGGAGGCGGACATTCCGTTCGGCCTGGAGCAGATCGACGCGGTCAGCCGCAGGGTCCCGTGCCTGGCGAAGGTGGCCCCGAACGTCGCCAAGGACCGCACGTACTACATGGAGGACGTGCACCGCGCCGGCGGCATCCCGGCGCTGCTGGGAGAGCTGCACCGGGCCGGCCTGCTGAACGAGGACGTGCACGCCGTTCACAGCCAGTCCCTGGGCGACTGGCTGAAGACCTGGGACGTGCGGGGTGGCTCGCCCTCTCCCGAGGCGGTCGAGCTGTGGCACGCCGCCCCTGGCTGTGTCCGGTCGGCCGAGGCCTTCTCGCAGTCCGAGCGCTGGGCGGCGCTCGACGAGGACGCCGAGGGCGGCTGCATCCGCAGCGCCGAGCACGCGTACTCGAAGGACGGTGGCCTGGCGGTCCTCCGGGGCAACCTCGCCGTGGACGGCTGCGTGGTGAAGACCGCGGGTGTGGACGAGTCCATCTGGACCTTCGAGGGTCCGGCGGTCGTCTGCGAGTCGCAGGAAGAGGCCGTCGAGAAGATCCTCAACAAGCAGGTGACCGACGGGGACGTCGTGGTCATCCGCTACGAGGGCCCCAAGGGCGGCCCCGGCATGCAGGAGATGCTCTACCCGACGTCCTTCCTCAAGGGCCGCGGCCTCGGCAAGACCTGCGCCCTGATCACCGACGGCCGATTCTCCGGCGGTACGTCCGGCCTGTCGATCGGCCACGCCTCTCCGGAGGCCGCGTCCGGTGGCACGATCGCCCTCGTCGAGGACGGCGACCGTATCCGCATCGACATCCCGAATCGCTCGATCGAGTTGCTGGTCGACGAGGCGGAACTCGCGCGCCGTGAGCAGGCGTTGAACGGGGCGTACGCCCCGAAGAACCGCGAACGCAAGGTGTCCGCGGCGCTGCGGGCCTACGCCGCGATGGCGACCAGCGCCGACAAGGGCGCCGTGCGCGACGTCAGCAAGCTGGGCTGA
- a CDS encoding PQQ-binding-like beta-propeller repeat protein, translating into MAPQQDAGAGAEAELPEYAGHYRLESHLGSGGMGVVHLARSTSGMQLAVKVVHAEFARDPEFRGRFRQEVGAARRVSGAFTAPVVDADPEAERPWMATLFIPGPTLADQVKRNGPMDPAQLRRLMAGLAEALRDIHRVGVVHRDLKPSNVLLADDGPKVIDFGISRPKDSELRTETGKLIGTPPFMAPEQFRRPREVGPAADIFALGSVLVHAATGRGPFDSDSPYVVAYQVVHDEPDLTGVPGNLAPLVVRCLAKEPEDRPTPDELMRELRSVAASYDTQAFIPAQRAGAGGTLPKPEPDPELDPDLGREPGAARGPRGGEKQAGKPPGRRRGRLLALGAGAVGLAAVVALASVQLLGGVEPTPEHESPRTASAAFAGWAAAPAPTKGTPHCSYGAGKVLCAQTGLVFALDPLDGRLLWRHPVDTSRVDGPPTVAGGLVHPSSGQGRRPKALDPATGKARWQQNMTASSRPATAGGMLLFTGADGTVTGVDGASGDTKWSRALPGHQAPFFVSFAGDPLAYTTTTSDDDSSTRVTAVDPATGDVRWDARLTGALELIGTSDGSAFFASIEGIYSDTKAVVRYSPTDRTSRRVALPLPLLQTHGTVHGDVVYLVGGDGALVAVDMEARRQLWALETSLVRTSSPVTDGRHVYVTAPDGRLLAVDARDGRLLGQTPTRLGANSDRVAANLPEPVFADGHVYASAPDGTVFAVDGRDPAAW; encoded by the coding sequence ATGGCGCCACAGCAGGACGCCGGAGCGGGCGCGGAAGCGGAACTTCCGGAGTACGCCGGTCACTACCGCCTGGAGTCGCATCTGGGGTCCGGGGGCATGGGCGTCGTACATCTGGCGCGGAGCACTTCGGGCATGCAGCTCGCGGTGAAGGTCGTGCATGCCGAGTTCGCGAGGGATCCCGAGTTCAGGGGGCGGTTCCGGCAGGAGGTGGGCGCGGCGCGCCGGGTGAGCGGTGCCTTCACCGCGCCCGTGGTCGACGCCGATCCGGAGGCCGAACGGCCCTGGATGGCCACGCTGTTCATACCCGGCCCGACGCTCGCCGACCAGGTGAAGCGGAACGGGCCGATGGACCCGGCGCAGTTGCGGCGGCTGATGGCCGGGCTGGCGGAGGCGCTGCGCGACATTCACCGGGTGGGCGTCGTGCACCGGGACCTGAAGCCGAGCAATGTGCTGCTCGCCGATGACGGGCCGAAGGTCATCGACTTCGGCATCTCTCGGCCAAAGGACAGCGAACTGCGCACCGAGACGGGGAAGTTGATCGGTACGCCGCCGTTCATGGCGCCCGAGCAGTTCCGGCGGCCACGGGAGGTCGGGCCGGCCGCCGACATCTTCGCGCTCGGGTCCGTGTTGGTGCACGCGGCGACGGGACGAGGGCCGTTCGATTCCGACAGTCCGTATGTCGTCGCCTACCAGGTCGTCCATGACGAACCGGACCTGACCGGCGTACCGGGGAATCTCGCTCCGCTCGTGGTGCGCTGTCTGGCCAAGGAGCCCGAGGACCGGCCCACGCCCGACGAGTTGATGCGGGAACTGCGGTCGGTGGCGGCGTCGTACGACACGCAGGCGTTCATTCCGGCGCAGCGGGCCGGGGCCGGCGGGACGCTGCCCAAGCCGGAGCCTGACCCGGAGCTCGATCCGGATCTCGGTCGGGAGCCGGGGGCGGCGCGAGGGCCGCGTGGCGGGGAGAAGCAGGCCGGGAAGCCCCCCGGGAGGCGCCGGGGCAGACTGCTGGCTCTGGGGGCAGGGGCCGTCGGGCTCGCCGCGGTTGTCGCGCTGGCCTCCGTGCAGCTTCTCGGCGGTGTAGAGCCGACGCCGGAGCACGAGAGCCCGCGGACCGCGTCGGCCGCTTTCGCCGGGTGGGCGGCGGCACCGGCGCCCACGAAGGGCACACCCCATTGTTCGTACGGTGCGGGAAAGGTGCTGTGCGCCCAGACCGGGCTCGTCTTCGCGCTCGACCCGCTGGACGGCCGGCTGCTGTGGCGGCACCCCGTGGACACGTCGCGCGTGGACGGACCGCCGACCGTGGCGGGCGGCCTCGTGCACCCGTCGTCCGGGCAGGGCCGTCGGCCAAAGGCGCTCGATCCCGCCACGGGGAAGGCGCGTTGGCAGCAGAACATGACCGCGTCCAGCAGACCTGCGACGGCCGGCGGCATGCTGCTGTTCACCGGCGCCGACGGCACGGTCACCGGCGTGGACGGCGCCTCGGGCGACACGAAGTGGAGCCGCGCTCTACCGGGTCACCAGGCGCCGTTCTTCGTGTCCTTCGCCGGAGATCCACTGGCGTACACGACGACCACCTCCGACGACGATTCGAGCACGCGGGTCACCGCGGTGGACCCGGCCACGGGTGACGTGCGCTGGGACGCCCGGCTGACGGGGGCGCTGGAGCTCATAGGTACGTCGGACGGGTCGGCCTTCTTCGCCTCCATCGAGGGGATCTACAGCGACACGAAGGCCGTGGTCCGCTACTCCCCCACCGACCGGACCTCGCGGCGCGTGGCTCTGCCCCTCCCGCTCCTGCAGACGCACGGCACCGTGCATGGGGACGTCGTCTACCTCGTGGGCGGCGACGGTGCGCTGGTCGCCGTCGACATGGAGGCGCGCAGGCAGCTGTGGGCCCTGGAGACGTCCCTGGTGCGCACGTCGTCGCCGGTCACCGACGGCCGGCATGTGTACGTCACGGCCCCCGACGGCCGGCTGCTCGCCGTGGATGCCCGCGACGGCCGGCTCCTGGGCCAGACGCCGACCCGGCTCGGCGCGAACTCGGACCGGGTGGCGGCCAACCTGCCCGAGCCCGTGTTCGCCGACGGCCACGTCTACGCGAGCGCCCCCGACGGCACCGTCTTCGCCGTCGACGGCCGCGACCCGGCGGCTTGGTGA
- a CDS encoding SH3 domain-containing protein, whose translation MSVDRAEGVGRAEEIEGGEEETVTTMTATATATLASTTAVRYYSVAPGVRLNVRRGPGTSYALVRVLPEGARIPIYCQTPGTTVAGPYGTSNIWDNIDDGEFVSDAYVNTGSDGYVRPHCSF comes from the coding sequence ATGTCTGTAGACCGCGCTGAAGGGGTCGGAAGAGCCGAAGAGATCGAAGGCGGCGAGGAAGAGACCGTCACGACGATGACGGCTACGGCCACGGCCACGCTGGCCTCGACCACGGCGGTGCGCTACTACTCGGTCGCCCCCGGGGTCCGCCTGAACGTCCGCCGGGGCCCCGGCACCAGCTACGCCCTCGTCCGCGTGCTGCCTGAGGGCGCCAGGATCCCGATCTACTGCCAGACGCCCGGCACCACGGTGGCAGGCCCCTACGGCACGTCGAACATCTGGGACAACATCGACGACGGCGAGTTCGTCTCGGACGCCTACGTGAACACCGGCAGCGACGGCTACGTCCGCCCGCACTGCTCCTTCTGA